From a region of the Labilithrix sp. genome:
- a CDS encoding alpha/beta fold hydrolase produces the protein MRRLSLLVLPLVVACAGPAAPSGKPRSVLRAMHDAPQPVPKKIERFQVAPASASKIAFQRIAKIPEPGWSVPRSAAHAPDGKTITFLASESGDETMSLFAYDLEAGKSDVILRAKDLGGADAETRSREEELRRERQRDRSEGITSYVWARRAPVMVVPRRGDVWVRAADGKVKQLTKTPEPEIDARPCDTGARVAFVRKSELWMVDVASGKETQLTTGATEGVTHGLSDYVGQEELGEPHGYFWSPKCDRLVYLEVDERPVEKIPVLGWRGQGEDLMLQRYPRAGAKNPSVRAGILDVATKRTTWITPPADPKAERYVGRFTWAEDGSALFHQAMPRDQKKLALIRVEPATGKSTEIASETSPAWVHFSPARVLERSAQVLFTSIKTGHRHIELRSQKDGTLIRTLTKGDWDVDAIVGLDEAGGRVLFTATKDGPLQRQLYAARLDGEADVVRLTSEPGVHSVRVDETGKTWVDVHSSATRPPASVVVKDGKPLGELRPAPLDPDIVGLGIRPAALVQVPGADGTLLNGALLTPRDVTGRHPVVVVVYGGPESQSVMDYWSPRLLWQHLADRGFVVFQVDGRGTGGRGRAFAQKVHKQLGKYELEDQIAAAKWLATLPYVDASRIGIYGHSYGGFMAALAMLEGGGVFQAGVAGSSVTDWRLYDTGYTERYMETPATNADGYAATDLAKKAPGLTGKLLLTHAMMDENVHYANTARLVDALIAADKRFELLVLPGERHGLRIPAARAYMPARIASFFAENL, from the coding sequence ATGCGCAGGCTCTCGCTCCTCGTCCTCCCGCTCGTCGTCGCATGCGCGGGTCCCGCCGCTCCGTCCGGCAAGCCGCGGTCCGTGCTGCGCGCGATGCACGACGCGCCGCAGCCGGTGCCGAAGAAGATCGAGCGCTTCCAGGTCGCGCCGGCGTCGGCGAGCAAGATCGCGTTCCAGCGCATCGCGAAGATCCCGGAGCCGGGGTGGAGCGTCCCGCGCTCCGCCGCGCACGCGCCGGACGGCAAGACGATCACGTTCCTCGCGAGCGAGTCGGGCGACGAGACGATGTCGCTCTTCGCCTACGACCTAGAGGCCGGCAAGAGCGACGTGATCCTCCGCGCGAAAGATCTGGGCGGCGCGGACGCGGAGACGCGCTCGCGCGAGGAGGAGCTGCGCCGCGAGCGGCAGCGCGATCGGAGCGAGGGCATCACCTCGTACGTCTGGGCGCGGCGCGCGCCGGTGATGGTCGTCCCGCGGCGCGGCGACGTCTGGGTCCGCGCCGCGGACGGCAAGGTGAAGCAGCTCACGAAGACGCCGGAGCCGGAGATCGACGCGCGTCCGTGCGACACCGGCGCGCGCGTCGCGTTCGTGCGGAAGAGCGAGCTCTGGATGGTGGACGTCGCGTCGGGGAAGGAGACCCAGCTCACGACCGGCGCGACGGAGGGCGTGACGCACGGCCTCTCGGACTACGTGGGGCAAGAGGAGCTCGGCGAGCCGCACGGCTACTTCTGGTCGCCGAAGTGCGACCGCCTCGTCTACCTCGAGGTCGACGAGCGGCCGGTCGAGAAGATCCCGGTCCTCGGCTGGCGCGGCCAGGGCGAGGACCTCATGCTGCAGCGCTACCCGCGCGCGGGCGCGAAGAACCCGAGCGTGCGCGCCGGCATCCTCGACGTCGCGACGAAGAGGACGACGTGGATCACGCCGCCGGCCGATCCGAAGGCGGAGCGGTACGTCGGCCGCTTCACGTGGGCGGAGGACGGGAGCGCGCTCTTCCATCAAGCGATGCCGCGCGATCAGAAGAAGCTCGCGCTGATCCGGGTGGAGCCGGCGACGGGCAAGTCGACGGAGATCGCGAGCGAGACGAGCCCGGCGTGGGTGCATTTCTCGCCGGCGCGGGTGCTGGAGCGGTCGGCGCAGGTGCTGTTCACGTCGATCAAGACGGGGCATCGCCACATCGAGCTGCGGAGCCAGAAGGACGGCACGTTGATCCGCACGCTGACGAAGGGCGACTGGGACGTCGACGCGATCGTCGGGCTCGACGAGGCGGGCGGGCGCGTGCTCTTCACCGCGACGAAGGACGGGCCGCTCCAGCGGCAGCTCTACGCCGCGCGCCTCGACGGCGAGGCGGACGTGGTGCGCCTCACGAGCGAGCCCGGCGTGCACTCCGTCCGCGTCGACGAGACCGGCAAGACGTGGGTCGACGTGCACTCGTCCGCGACGAGGCCGCCCGCCTCCGTCGTCGTCAAGGACGGCAAGCCGCTCGGCGAGCTCCGCCCCGCGCCGCTCGATCCCGACATCGTGGGCCTCGGCATCCGCCCCGCCGCGCTGGTGCAGGTCCCCGGCGCGGACGGCACGCTCCTCAACGGCGCGCTCCTCACGCCGCGCGACGTGACGGGGCGTCATCCCGTCGTCGTGGTGGTCTATGGCGGGCCGGAGTCGCAGTCGGTCATGGATTACTGGTCGCCGCGGCTCTTGTGGCAGCACCTCGCCGACCGCGGCTTCGTGGTCTTCCAGGTCGACGGGCGCGGCACCGGCGGCCGCGGCCGCGCGTTCGCGCAGAAGGTGCACAAGCAACTAGGCAAATACGAATTGGAGGACCAGATCGCCGCCGCGAAGTGGCTCGCGACATTGCCTTATGTCGACGCCTCGCGAATTGGCATTTACGGGCATAGCTATGGGGGATTCATGGCGGCGCTCGCGATGCTCGAGGGCGGCGGCGTCTTCCAGGCCGGCGTCGCGGGCTCGTCGGTGACGGACTGGCGCCTCTACGACACGGGCTACACCGAGCGCTACATGGAGACGCCGGCGACGAACGCGGACGGCTACGCCGCGACCGACCTCGCGAAGAAGGCGCCGGGCCTCACGGGGAAGCTCCTCCTCACCCACGCGATGATGGATGAGAACGTGCACTATGCAAACACCGCTCGCCTCGTCGACGCGCTGATCGCGGCCGACAAGCGCTTCGAGCTCCTCGTGCTGCCGGGGGAGCGGCACGGCCTGCGCATCCCCGCCGCGCGGGCGTACATGCCGGCCCGCATCGCGTCGTTCTTCGCGGAGAACCTCTGA
- a CDS encoding tetratricopeptide repeat protein: MDQLSAHLDRGWDLAQKGDAAGANACARRALEIDPQSPEVHNLLGYTSALAGESDEALEHYRQAIALDETYLEAMLNAAEVLMHPLGDWDEAINLCDDALDYAETKEEMADCLLLRVDALLGKGDTEEAKRCMARLPDPPFENPSYVFLIGRAYYELGETQKAAPFIEEAVRTDPTHSDAHYYMGLLRDDAGDTRGAVEAFLRSRALDMTKPPPAWAPSPDAFAQLVKRVIQGLDALLGRWVRDADVYIVDVPGAELVVDGVDPRAMVLLDARPPEDGAEGQLQARLFIYQRNVERGAGSALGLESELSAGLEREITTVFLDRDPAEKASIHQLN; this comes from the coding sequence CTCTCGGCGCATCTCGATCGTGGATGGGACCTCGCCCAGAAGGGCGACGCGGCCGGCGCGAACGCGTGCGCGCGGCGGGCGCTGGAGATCGATCCGCAGTCGCCGGAGGTCCACAACCTCCTCGGCTACACCTCCGCCCTCGCGGGCGAGTCGGACGAGGCGCTCGAGCACTACCGCCAGGCGATCGCGCTCGACGAGACGTACCTCGAGGCGATGCTCAACGCGGCCGAGGTGCTGATGCACCCGCTCGGCGATTGGGACGAGGCGATCAACCTCTGCGACGACGCGCTCGACTACGCCGAGACGAAGGAGGAGATGGCGGACTGCCTGCTCCTCCGCGTCGACGCGCTCCTCGGCAAAGGCGACACCGAAGAGGCGAAGAGGTGCATGGCGCGACTCCCCGATCCACCGTTCGAGAACCCGAGCTACGTCTTCCTGATCGGCCGCGCTTACTACGAGCTCGGCGAGACGCAGAAGGCGGCGCCGTTCATCGAAGAGGCGGTCCGCACCGATCCCACCCACTCCGACGCCCACTATTACATGGGCCTCCTCCGCGACGACGCGGGCGACACGCGCGGCGCGGTCGAGGCGTTCCTCCGCTCGCGCGCGCTCGACATGACGAAGCCGCCGCCGGCGTGGGCCCCCTCCCCCGACGCGTTCGCGCAGCTCGTGAAGCGGGTCATCCAGGGGCTCGACGCGCTCTTGGGGCGCTGGGTCCGCGACGCCGACGTGTACATCGTCGACGTGCCGGGCGCGGAGCTCGTCGTCGACGGCGTCGATCCGCGCGCGATGGTGCTGCTCGACGCGCGTCCGCCGGAGGACGGCGCGGAGGGGCAGCTCCAGGCGCGCCTCTTCATCTACCAGCGCAACGTCGAGCGCGGCGCGGGCTCCGCGCTCGGCCTCGAGAGCGAGCTCTCCGCCGGCCTCGAGCGCGAGATCACGACCGTGTTCCTCGATCGCGATCCCGCCGAGAAGGCGTCGATCCACCAGCTCAACTGA